TCGAGCTGAGCGGCGTGCGGATGGCCGCCGGCGACAAGGCCACGCTGTGGTACAACTCCGCGAACCGCGACGAGTCGAAGTTCGCCACCCCGTGGGCCTTTGACGTCGCGCGCAACCCCAACCCGCACCTGGGCTTCGGGGGCGGCGGCGCCCACTTCTGCCTCGGCGCGAACCTGGCGCGCCGCGAGATCCGGGTGGTCTTCGACGAGTTGCGCCGCGAGATCCCTGACATCGTCGCGATCGAGGAGCCGTCGCGGCTGCTGTCGCAGTTCATCCACGGGATCAAGAGGCTGCCCGTCGCCTGGACTCCCCCGCCCGGTTCCTAGGCCATACGCTGGGCCCCGTGACCATTCCGGAGTTTCCCGCGGCCGACGTGCTGGCCGCCCGCGAAAAGCTTGTGCTCGACCACTTCCACGACGAGGTCCGCCAGGACTGGGACGACGTGCTGGCGACCTTCCCGCATCCGCGCTACGAGCTGATCCCGCAGATGATCGTTCACGACGGCGACCGGGCGGTGCGAGACTACTACGCCTACACGCGGACCGCGTTCCCCGACCAGGATCACGAGATCATCGCGCTGCGCCACACCGCCGACGCGGTGATCGTCGAGTTCTGGCTGATGGGTACGCATCTGGGTTACCTCGGCAAGGTCCCGCCCACCGGCAGCCGTTTCCGGGTCCGCATGACGGCGTACTTCGTCTTCGATGAGGCGGAAACCCTGGTCTGCGAACGCATTTACTTCGACACGCTGACCATGATCAAGCAGCTGCTCGGCGGCCTGGACATGAAGAGGCCGGCGAACTGGCTGCTGGCCGCGCGCTGCGCGCGCGGCTTCCTGTCGATGTCATCGGAAAAGCCCGACCCGGCGCTGCTCAGTGCCTAAACTCTCCGCATGCGGGGCCTTCATGCGTTGTGCGGCCTGATCGCGGCGGCGCTCCTGGCGGCACAGGCCACCGCCGCCGCCTCACCCCGGGATCCGCAGATCGAGAAGTGGATCGATCTTCAGGTCGGCCAGTGCGTGAGCGACCTCCCGCCG
This genomic window from Mycobacterium saskatchewanense contains:
- a CDS encoding ester cyclase, with protein sequence MTIPEFPAADVLAAREKLVLDHFHDEVRQDWDDVLATFPHPRYELIPQMIVHDGDRAVRDYYAYTRTAFPDQDHEIIALRHTADAVIVEFWLMGTHLGYLGKVPPTGSRFRVRMTAYFVFDEAETLVCERIYFDTLTMIKQLLGGLDMKRPANWLLAARCARGFLSMSSEKPDPALLSA